One genomic segment of Thermodesulfobacterium sp. TA1 includes these proteins:
- a CDS encoding sugar phosphate nucleotidyltransferase: MLLKVVILAGGRGTRILELTKFRPKPLIELAGYPLLWHIMNLYSRHGFNEFILCLGYKQEMIKEYFLEKAYKVKKFSSSSLYCEIARGDLQPWRVYLIDTGEDTETGGRLKRISKYLEKDEYFLLTYGDCLTDANLADEIYYHFKHRKLGTYLSVRPYPGHSYFKDSDDCYLCGGYFVLSTKILKLIEGDKTHLHNDIIEPLIQENKCIPYIHKGFWSSVETIKDKQIIENIFKGI; encoded by the coding sequence ATGCTACTAAAAGTAGTAATATTAGCAGGTGGAAGAGGCACAAGGATTTTAGAATTAACAAAATTTCGGCCTAAACCTTTAATTGAACTTGCAGGTTATCCGTTACTGTGGCATATCATGAATTTATATTCTAGACATGGATTTAATGAATTTATCCTTTGTTTAGGATATAAACAAGAAATGATAAAGGAATACTTTTTGGAAAAAGCCTATAAAGTAAAAAAATTTTCATCTAGTAGTTTATATTGTGAAATTGCAAGAGGCGATCTTCAACCTTGGAGGGTTTATTTAATTGATACAGGGGAAGATACTGAAACAGGAGGTAGATTAAAACGTATATCTAAATATTTAGAAAAGGATGAATACTTTTTACTTACCTATGGAGATTGTCTGACAGATGCTAATTTAGCTGATGAGATATATTATCATTTTAAACATAGAAAGTTAGGTACTTATCTATCGGTAAGACCTTATCCTGGGCATAGTTATTTTAAAGATAGTGATGATTGCTATCTTTGTGGGGGATATTTTGTGCTTTCAACTAAAATTTTAAAATTGATAGAAGGAGATAAAACACATTTACATAATGATATTATTGAACCTTTAATCCAAGAGAATAAATGTATTCCTTACATACATAAAGGCTTTTGGTCTTCGGTTGAGACCATAAAAGATAAACAAATTATAGAGAATATTTTTAAAGGAATATAA
- a CDS encoding N-acetylneuraminate synthase family protein, which produces MYNNEIFDNLFIFEMANNHMGDVEHGLRIINELYKICKDFPQFKFAFKFQYRDLDSFIHPNYKESTEFKYIKRFKETNLTPEQRKILKEEAQRLGFLTICTAFDEKSVDLVEEHGYDIIKIASCSFTDWPLLERIVKTNLPIIASTAGASLEDIDRVVLFFENRKKVFALMHCVGEYPTRKENLQLNQIDLLKNRYPNIPIGYSTHESPDNFDSIKIAIAKGAKIFEKHVAISSEKYGINAYSATPEQIRKWLESATDAFSMCGLLGQRYIPTEKEKLDLKGLQRGVFAKRDIKKGERIDISNTFFAIPNFEGQLVANDMSKYHEYIALKDIKPGEAILHSDVSFRELRGRVFEIVKKVGDILVKSGVPLPNKLEMEISHHYGIDRFEEIGSVIINCINREYCKKLIILLPNQKHPVHYHQKKEEAFHILFGEMEITLNDERKFCRKGDVVIVERGVKHSFKTDIGVIFEEISTTHYPDDSFYEDETIVLNKNRKTPIIVWTDWLLRLY; this is translated from the coding sequence ATGTATAATAATGAAATTTTTGATAATCTTTTTATTTTTGAAATGGCAAACAATCATATGGGGGATGTTGAACATGGTTTGCGTATAATTAATGAATTATATAAAATATGTAAAGATTTTCCTCAGTTTAAATTTGCGTTTAAATTTCAATATCGTGATTTAGATAGTTTTATTCATCCAAATTATAAAGAATCCACAGAATTTAAATATATTAAAAGGTTTAAAGAAACAAATTTAACTCCAGAGCAAAGGAAAATTTTAAAAGAAGAGGCCCAAAGATTAGGTTTTTTAACCATTTGTACAGCTTTTGATGAAAAATCCGTTGATTTGGTTGAAGAGCATGGGTACGACATAATAAAAATTGCAAGCTGTTCTTTTACAGACTGGCCTTTACTTGAGAGAATCGTGAAAACAAACTTACCGATTATAGCTTCAACGGCAGGTGCCTCGCTTGAGGACATAGACAGGGTCGTACTTTTTTTTGAAAATAGGAAAAAGGTTTTTGCGCTTATGCATTGTGTAGGAGAGTATCCTACAAGAAAGGAAAATCTTCAATTAAATCAAATAGACCTTTTAAAAAATAGATATCCTAATATTCCTATTGGGTATTCTACCCATGAATCACCAGATAATTTTGATTCTATAAAAATTGCGATAGCTAAAGGGGCAAAAATCTTTGAAAAGCATGTAGCTATAAGTTCGGAAAAATACGGTATAAACGCTTATTCTGCTACACCAGAGCAGATTAGAAAATGGCTTGAGTCAGCCACAGATGCTTTTAGTATGTGTGGTCTATTAGGTCAAAGATATATACCGACGGAAAAAGAAAAATTAGACTTAAAAGGTTTGCAAAGAGGAGTCTTTGCCAAAAGAGATATCAAAAAAGGAGAAAGGATAGACATTTCTAATACATTTTTTGCAATCCCTAATTTTGAGGGTCAGCTGGTTGCAAACGACATGTCTAAGTATCATGAATATATTGCGTTAAAAGACATAAAACCAGGAGAGGCTATCTTGCATTCAGATGTAAGTTTCAGAGAGCTTAGAGGAAGAGTTTTTGAGATTGTAAAAAAAGTCGGAGATATATTGGTTAAAAGTGGAGTGCCTTTGCCTAATAAACTGGAGATGGAGATTTCCCATCATTATGGGATTGACCGGTTTGAAGAAATTGGTTCTGTTATTATTAATTGTATAAACCGTGAGTACTGTAAAAAATTAATAATTCTTCTTCCTAATCAGAAACATCCTGTCCATTATCACCAAAAAAAAGAGGAAGCTTTTCATATTCTATTTGGTGAAATGGAAATAACTTTAAATGACGAAAGAAAATTTTGCAGGAAAGGTGATGTGGTTATTGTGGAAAGAGGGGTTAAGCATTCTTTTAAAACGGATATAGGGGTTATTTTTGAAGAAATATCTACTACCCATTATCCTGATGATTCTTTTTATGAGGACGAAACTATCGTTTTAAATAAAAATAGAAAAACTCCCATCATCGTCTGGACAGATTGGCTGTTAAGGTTATATTAA
- a CDS encoding thiamine pyrophosphate-binding protein: protein MIKLSDYVINFIASLGVDTIFLLPGGGCMHLVDSLGRNAKLNYVCCLHEQAAVIAADGYAQYKNDLGVALVTTGPGGTNAITGVAASWIDSTPLLVISGQVKRKDMSLGKGVRQMGVQEVDIVSMVKPITKYAFTIMEPESIRYHLEKAIYLAKSGRPGPVWIDIPLDVQGSVIDENSLEGFQPTSFISNEVSSLNLESLVKEVIKLLNKAKRPVILAGKGIRLAKAEEEFLKLIEILKIPVLLTWRLIDIIPEDHELNFGRPGSIASRYANFILQSADLLISVGARLDLSQVGYNYKWFAKNAKKVIVDIDEKEIQKLEGVDLPIVADAKDFLKEFLKQIDKVEKVNRSPWLERCKYWKDKYPVILPEYLEDSPYVNTYAFIDVLSNLLNEDDIIVPGSSGSCSEITCQAIRIKKGQRVINSPGLGSMGFGLPQSIGVCIASGKKRTICIVGDGGLQHNLQELETIKRLNLPIKVFVLNNNGYGSIRNTQRRFFEGRLVCCDPSSGLTLPDTCKIASAYGIKTIRISEQKNLKDRVKEVLDMNGPVVCEIMIDPDLQIAPRLSSVIKEDGSIESKPLEDLWPFLEKEELEKELQFDNDT, encoded by the coding sequence ATGATTAAGCTTTCAGATTATGTTATCAATTTTATAGCCTCCCTTGGGGTAGATACGATTTTTCTTCTTCCAGGTGGAGGTTGTATGCATTTGGTTGATTCCCTTGGTAGGAATGCCAAACTTAACTATGTTTGCTGTCTTCACGAACAGGCAGCAGTTATAGCTGCAGATGGATATGCACAATATAAAAATGACCTTGGAGTAGCTTTAGTAACCACAGGGCCTGGTGGAACCAACGCTATAACTGGTGTTGCAGCAAGTTGGATTGATTCTACTCCTCTTTTGGTTATTTCTGGACAGGTAAAAAGAAAAGATATGAGTTTAGGTAAAGGTGTTAGACAAATGGGAGTACAAGAGGTAGATATTGTATCTATGGTTAAGCCTATAACGAAATATGCGTTTACTATAATGGAGCCGGAAAGTATTAGATATCATTTAGAAAAAGCAATATATTTAGCAAAATCAGGCAGACCTGGTCCTGTTTGGATTGATATACCTCTTGATGTGCAAGGTAGTGTAATCGATGAAAACTCTTTGGAAGGATTTCAACCTACAAGTTTTATTTCTAATGAAGTGTCTTCTCTTAATTTAGAGTCTTTAGTAAAAGAAGTTATAAAACTTTTAAACAAAGCTAAAAGACCGGTAATTTTAGCAGGTAAGGGTATAAGACTTGCGAAGGCAGAAGAGGAATTTTTAAAGCTAATAGAGATACTTAAGATACCTGTGCTTCTTACTTGGAGATTAATCGATATAATCCCAGAAGATCATGAGTTAAATTTTGGCCGTCCTGGTTCTATTGCCTCAAGATATGCCAATTTTATACTTCAAAGTGCAGACCTTTTGATTTCTGTCGGTGCACGTCTTGATCTTTCTCAGGTAGGATATAATTATAAATGGTTTGCCAAAAATGCCAAAAAGGTTATTGTTGACATCGATGAAAAGGAAATACAAAAGCTTGAAGGGGTCGATTTACCAATAGTTGCAGATGCAAAGGACTTTTTAAAAGAGTTTTTAAAACAAATAGATAAAGTCGAAAAGGTTAATAGGAGTCCATGGTTAGAGCGATGTAAATACTGGAAAGATAAATATCCTGTTATTTTGCCAGAATATCTTGAAGATTCGCCATATGTAAACACCTATGCCTTTATTGACGTACTGTCTAATTTATTGAACGAAGACGATATTATAGTGCCTGGAAGTTCTGGAAGTTGTTCAGAGATAACTTGTCAAGCTATAAGAATAAAAAAAGGACAAAGAGTGATAAATTCTCCAGGACTCGGTTCAATGGGGTTTGGGCTTCCTCAAAGCATAGGGGTATGTATTGCCAGTGGTAAGAAAAGAACTATATGTATAGTAGGAGATGGTGGCCTCCAACATAACCTGCAGGAGTTAGAAACGATCAAAAGGCTTAATCTTCCTATAAAGGTATTTGTATTAAACAATAATGGTTATGGTTCCATAAGAAATACGCAGAGAAGATTTTTTGAAGGGAGGTTGGTTTGTTGCGACCCTTCTAGTGGTCTTACCCTTCCAGATACTTGTAAAATAGCTTCTGCTTATGGTATAAAGACTATTAGAATTTCAGAACAGAAAAATCTTAAAGATAGAGTAAAAGAAGTTTTGGATATGAATGGTCCTGTCGTGTGTGAAATTATGATCGATCCCGATTTGCAAATCGCTCCAAGGCTATCTTCAGTTATCAAAGAAGACGGCTCTATAGAATCTAAACCACTTGAAGACCTATGGCCATTTTTAGAAAAAGAGGAGTTAGAAAAGGAGCTTCAATTTGATAACGATACTTAA
- a CDS encoding NUDIX domain-containing protein, with product MTLKELIEKIESFIANPSEGLPEEIFLLISRITPLINVDLLIKNEKNETLLTWREDKYYGPGWHVPGGIIRYKEKIEERINKVALIELGAKVEFEAEPLCINEIIVERKERGHFISLLYKCKLLSPPSEKIKYKGFGRPKNGEWMWHKGCPKNLIKVHHIYKKYIDL from the coding sequence ATGACGTTAAAAGAGTTAATCGAAAAAATTGAAAGTTTTATAGCTAATCCTTCTGAGGGTTTACCAGAAGAAATCTTTCTTTTAATTAGTAGAATAACTCCTCTTATAAATGTGGATTTGTTAATAAAAAATGAGAAAAATGAAACCCTTTTGACATGGAGAGAGGATAAATATTATGGTCCAGGGTGGCATGTTCCTGGAGGTATAATTCGGTATAAAGAAAAAATAGAAGAAAGAATAAACAAAGTTGCGCTTATAGAATTAGGAGCTAAGGTGGAATTTGAAGCCGAACCTCTTTGTATAAATGAGATTATAGTTGAAAGAAAAGAAAGGGGACATTTTATTTCATTATTATATAAATGTAAACTTTTATCACCTCCTTCCGAAAAAATTAAATATAAAGGCTTTGGCAGACCTAAAAATGGAGAGTGGATGTGGCATAAGGGTTGTCCTAAAAATTTGATTAAGGTCCATCATATTTATAAAAAATATATAGATTTATGA